In Streptomyces sp. NBC_00306, a single genomic region encodes these proteins:
- a CDS encoding alpha/beta fold hydrolase, with product MPTLPAYDGTELAYHVVGDGPPVVCLPGGPMQASAYLGDLGGLSAHRRLILPDLRGTGRSAVPQSADSYRCDRLVDDIEALREHLGLDRMDLLAHSAGTNLAALYVARHPERVGRLALITPSATALGIAVPGEARRETAQLRSEEPWFPTAFAALEAITSGKATDDSWQAIEPFFYGRWDDTARAHQAAKDGQKNEEAAAVFGAEGAFDPDATRAALAHFAGPVLVLAGEFDLNSPPGPTAECAELFPDAAYVVQPGAGHFPWLDDADRFVATTARFLGRQS from the coding sequence ATGCCCACCCTCCCCGCGTACGACGGCACCGAACTCGCCTACCACGTGGTCGGCGACGGTCCTCCCGTGGTCTGCCTGCCCGGCGGACCGATGCAGGCGTCGGCCTACCTCGGTGACCTCGGCGGCCTGTCCGCGCACCGGCGGCTGATCCTGCCGGACCTTCGGGGGACCGGGAGATCCGCGGTGCCGCAGAGCGCCGACTCCTACCGCTGCGACCGGCTGGTCGACGACATCGAGGCGCTGCGCGAGCACCTCGGCCTCGACCGGATGGACCTGCTCGCCCACTCCGCGGGCACGAACCTCGCGGCGCTCTACGTGGCCCGTCACCCCGAGCGGGTCGGCAGGCTCGCGCTCATCACGCCGAGCGCCACGGCCCTCGGTATCGCCGTCCCCGGAGAGGCCCGGCGCGAGACCGCGCAACTGCGCAGCGAGGAGCCGTGGTTCCCGACCGCCTTCGCGGCCCTGGAGGCGATCACCTCGGGCAAGGCGACGGACGACAGCTGGCAGGCCATCGAGCCGTTCTTCTACGGCCGTTGGGACGACACAGCCCGCGCCCATCAGGCGGCGAAGGACGGTCAGAAGAACGAGGAGGCAGCGGCGGTCTTCGGCGCCGAGGGCGCCTTCGATCCGGATGCCACGCGGGCGGCGCTCGCGCACTTCGCTGGGCCGGTACTGGTGCTCGCGGGGGAGTTCGACCTGAACTCTCCTCCCGGACCGACGGCGGAGTGCGCGGAGTTGTTCCCGGACGCCGCATACGTCGTCCAGCCCGGTGCCGGTCACTTTCCGTGGCTCGACGACGCGGACCGTTTCGTCGCCACCACCGCCCGCTTCCTCGGCCGGCAGTCATGA
- a CDS encoding SRPBCC family protein, with protein MSASLIEAVDVNAPVSVSWGLWQDVTEWPRFLSHVERVDRLDDRRFAWWLSLPGADKQFIAELTEVVPEDRIAWKTVAGVHHAGVVTFHHLSDTTSRVTLQVEYEPDGFLEHLGALTNLDKTLANYDLGEFQRMAEELAGRRV; from the coding sequence ATGTCGGCATCTCTGATCGAAGCCGTGGACGTCAACGCCCCCGTCTCCGTGAGCTGGGGTCTGTGGCAGGACGTGACCGAGTGGCCGCGCTTCCTCAGCCATGTCGAGCGGGTCGACCGGCTCGACGACCGGAGGTTCGCCTGGTGGCTCTCGCTGCCCGGTGCGGACAAGCAGTTCATCGCCGAGCTCACCGAAGTCGTGCCGGAGGACCGGATCGCGTGGAAGACGGTCGCCGGGGTCCACCACGCCGGCGTGGTCACCTTCCACCACCTCAGCGACACCACGAGCCGCGTGACCCTTCAGGTCGAGTACGAGCCCGACGGCTTCCTCGAACACCTCGGCGCGCTCACCAACCTCGACAAGACGCTCGCCAACTACGACTTGGGCGAGTTCCAGCGCATGGCGGAGGAACTCGCCGGCCGGCGTGTCTGA
- a CDS encoding cytochrome P450: MTKGYAWLPDRLRSSGGSPVQTRILGRPTTAVHGRESVRFFYDDQHVKRRSALPGPVLDTLFGRGAVHTLDGHQHLARKALFMSLLKNRGAVARLTELAGAEWDAAAREWAMRPAVELFTESSRVLTRAVCDWAGIPLGAAETAELADDLVAMVDGFAAIGPRHLRARAARARREVWLEALIRTARAEAGTDPGTDRGTQYPAGSPLRAVALHRDDSGRLLDSHTAAVEVLNIIRPTVAVAWFVTFAAHALERWPGRRDALRKGDPAYAEAFAHEVRRFYPFVPFVGGLAAGDLRWQGVVIPEGSLVLLDVYGQQHDPGLWPHPYTFRPERFLGRSVASDELIPQGGGDAATGHRCPGEDITVALLACLSTRLADMNYLVPPQDLSISLRRVPARPSSGFVMSLRVPSDA, translated from the coding sequence ATGACCAAGGGGTACGCCTGGTTGCCCGACCGTCTGCGCAGCAGCGGGGGCTCGCCGGTGCAGACCCGGATCCTGGGCCGGCCGACGACGGCCGTCCACGGCCGGGAGTCCGTGCGCTTCTTCTACGACGACCAGCATGTGAAGCGCCGATCCGCACTTCCCGGCCCCGTTCTCGACACACTGTTCGGCCGGGGCGCCGTGCACACCCTCGACGGCCACCAGCACCTGGCCCGCAAGGCGCTCTTCATGTCCCTGCTCAAGAACCGGGGTGCCGTCGCGCGCCTGACGGAGCTGGCCGGAGCGGAGTGGGACGCGGCGGCGCGCGAATGGGCGATGCGCCCCGCCGTCGAACTGTTCACCGAGTCGAGCCGGGTGCTCACCCGCGCGGTGTGCGACTGGGCCGGCATTCCGCTCGGCGCGGCCGAGACCGCGGAGCTGGCCGATGATCTGGTGGCGATGGTCGACGGCTTCGCCGCGATCGGCCCCCGGCACCTCAGGGCCCGTGCCGCTCGCGCCCGGCGCGAGGTGTGGCTGGAGGCCCTGATCCGTACGGCGCGGGCGGAGGCCGGTACGGACCCGGGCACCGACCGGGGCACGCAGTATCCCGCCGGCTCACCCCTGCGGGCGGTGGCGCTCCACCGCGACGACAGCGGCCGGCTGCTCGACTCGCACACCGCCGCCGTGGAGGTCCTCAACATCATTCGCCCCACGGTGGCCGTCGCCTGGTTCGTGACCTTCGCCGCTCACGCGCTCGAGCGGTGGCCGGGCCGACGGGACGCACTGCGCAAGGGTGACCCCGCGTACGCGGAAGCCTTCGCGCACGAGGTTCGGCGCTTCTACCCCTTCGTGCCGTTCGTGGGCGGTCTGGCGGCCGGAGACCTGCGGTGGCAGGGCGTGGTCATTCCCGAAGGAAGCCTCGTCCTGCTGGACGTCTACGGCCAGCAGCACGACCCCGGCCTGTGGCCCCACCCGTACACCTTCCGCCCCGAGCGCTTCCTCGGCCGGAGCGTGGCGAGCGACGAGCTGATCCCGCAGGGCGGTGGGGACGCGGCCACCGGCCACCGGTGCCCGGGCGAGGACATCACCGTCGCCCTGCTGGCCTGCCTGTCCACGCGGCTGGCGGACATGAACTACCTGGTGCCGCCGCAGGACCTGTCGATCAGTCTGCGCCGGGTGCCGGCGCGTCCGAGCAGCGGCTTCGTCATGTCGCTCCGGGTGCCCTCCGACGCCTGA
- the ku gene encoding non-homologous end joining protein Ku has protein sequence MPRPVWSGAISFGLVTIPIKVLPATESHNISFHQYHLDDMGRIRYRKICELDGKQLRDDEIGKAFEVSKDTLIEITDEDLANMPLPTAKAIEIVAFVPADSIDPIRISNGYYLAASGAVSAKPYTLLRKALERSSKVAVAKFAWHGRERLGLLRVKDDAIVLHAMRWPDEIRSPETLAPDPVEVGDSEIDGAVALMEAMSEDDISGYRDHYREALEEVIAAKAEGRTPTRAEDEARPAGEVVDLMAALNASVQAAKESRGESGEHATVHDMPTSKKRAAKKTAAKKTAAKKAAAKKTSGRKPRSA, from the coding sequence ATGCCCCGCCCCGTCTGGTCCGGAGCCATCTCGTTCGGCCTGGTCACCATCCCCATCAAGGTGCTGCCGGCTACCGAGAGTCACAACATCAGCTTTCACCAGTACCACCTGGACGACATGGGGCGGATCCGGTACCGGAAGATCTGCGAGCTGGACGGCAAGCAGCTGCGCGACGACGAGATCGGAAAGGCGTTCGAGGTCTCCAAGGACACCTTGATCGAGATCACCGACGAGGACCTCGCGAACATGCCGTTGCCGACGGCGAAGGCGATCGAGATCGTCGCGTTCGTACCGGCGGACAGCATCGACCCGATCCGTATCTCGAACGGTTACTACCTTGCCGCGAGCGGAGCGGTGTCGGCGAAGCCCTACACGCTGCTGCGGAAGGCGCTGGAACGGTCCAGCAAGGTGGCGGTGGCGAAGTTCGCGTGGCACGGCCGCGAGCGGCTGGGGCTGCTGCGGGTGAAGGACGACGCGATCGTTCTCCATGCGATGCGCTGGCCGGACGAGATCCGCTCCCCCGAGACACTCGCCCCCGATCCCGTCGAGGTCGGTGACAGCGAGATCGACGGTGCCGTGGCGCTGATGGAGGCCATGAGCGAGGACGACATCTCCGGCTACCGGGACCACTACCGCGAAGCCCTGGAGGAGGTCATCGCCGCCAAGGCCGAGGGGAGGACACCGACCCGGGCCGAGGACGAAGCGCGGCCGGCGGGCGAGGTCGTCGACCTGATGGCCGCACTGAACGCGTCGGTTCAGGCGGCGAAGGAGTCCCGCGGGGAGAGCGGCGAGCACGCCACCGTCCACGACATGCCCACCTCGAAGAAGCGGGCCGCGAAGAAGACGGCGGCCAAGAAGACCGCGGCGAAGAAGGCCGCTGCCAAGAAGACGAGCGGACGCAAGCCGCGCAGCGCCTGA
- a CDS encoding serine/threonine-protein kinase, protein MKVRRTPSVWESGLTANVLAGRYRIDDLAGRGGAADVYRGLDLRLRRPVAVKVFRPGADPEMEERFADEALLLARLQHPGLITVYDTGHHEGSDFLVMELVQGVTLRRRIASGPRPLSWVCRFGAALAGALTHVHAAGIVHRDVKPGNILLDAEDKPHLTDFGISRMLDTPTHTEPGALIGTAAYLAPEQVLGKGAGTAADIYAMGLVLLECLKGELEYTGTPLEAAIARLHRPPVLPPSLPRAMASLLTAMTSVEDADRPDAHECAAALESQRLDAPEVAPPSPAPRRFAVRSLGSGAHRNVLPRRRDGAPTHRIDASAVPGPTRSRRLIMAGAAALAAVLGTTLTAADGGSDAGRRQTAVPQPDPVPEPESAPRHGRPGTPAPEPGSAPAAAGPAAAPRGPAGAVDPARSVAPAEQLPVVGSRTSLPGGPGAVRPPASFGTPEYGSPGHGPEKDHRSKNRSARSKEKAGRGTHD, encoded by the coding sequence ATGAAGGTCCGCCGCACGCCGTCCGTGTGGGAATCCGGGCTCACAGCCAACGTGCTGGCCGGCCGCTACCGGATCGACGACCTCGCCGGACGAGGCGGAGCCGCCGACGTGTACCGGGGTCTGGATCTGCGCCTGAGGCGTCCGGTGGCCGTCAAGGTGTTCCGGCCCGGGGCTGATCCGGAGATGGAGGAACGCTTCGCCGACGAAGCGCTCCTGCTGGCCCGCCTTCAGCACCCCGGTCTGATCACGGTGTACGACACCGGGCACCACGAGGGTTCCGACTTCCTGGTCATGGAGCTGGTCCAGGGCGTCACTCTGCGGCGGCGCATCGCCTCCGGCCCGCGTCCCCTTTCCTGGGTGTGCAGGTTCGGAGCCGCGCTCGCGGGAGCGTTGACCCATGTGCACGCCGCCGGAATCGTGCACCGCGACGTCAAGCCCGGCAACATCCTGCTCGACGCCGAGGACAAGCCGCACCTGACCGACTTCGGCATATCCCGGATGCTCGACACCCCCACGCACACCGAGCCGGGCGCACTGATCGGCACAGCGGCCTATCTCGCACCGGAGCAGGTGCTCGGCAAGGGCGCCGGAACGGCGGCGGACATCTACGCCATGGGCCTGGTGCTGCTGGAGTGCCTCAAGGGCGAACTCGAGTACACGGGGACCCCGCTGGAAGCCGCGATAGCCCGACTGCACCGGCCTCCCGTCCTGCCCCCATCCCTCCCCCGCGCGATGGCGTCCCTGCTGACCGCCATGACCTCCGTGGAGGACGCGGATCGACCGGACGCGCACGAGTGCGCGGCGGCACTGGAGTCACAGCGCCTGGACGCTCCCGAGGTCGCGCCTCCCTCGCCCGCCCCGCGCCGGTTCGCCGTCCGCTCGCTCGGCTCGGGCGCGCACCGCAATGTCCTTCCCCGCCGCCGGGACGGCGCCCCGACCCACCGGATCGACGCCTCCGCCGTACCCGGGCCGACCCGGAGCCGGCGCCTGATAATGGCCGGCGCTGCCGCCCTCGCCGCCGTGCTCGGCACCACGCTCACGGCGGCGGACGGCGGTTCGGACGCGGGCCGCAGGCAGACGGCTGTCCCCCAGCCCGATCCCGTGCCGGAGCCCGAGTCCGCGCCCCGGCACGGGCGCCCCGGCACACCCGCGCCCGAGCCCGGAAGTGCGCCGGCGGCAGCGGGGCCGGCCGCCGCGCCCCGCGGTCCGGCCGGTGCCGTCGACCCCGCCCGCAGCGTGGCCCCCGCGGAACAGCTGCCGGTGGTCGGCTCCCGCACCTCGCTCCCGGGCGGACCCGGCGCTGTCCGGCCGCCCGCGTCCTTCGGTACACCGGAGTACGGATCGCCCGGGCACGGCCCGGAGAAGGATCACCGGTCGAAGAACCGGTCCGCCCGGTCGAAGGAGAAGGCGGGCAGGGGCACGCACGACTGA
- a CDS encoding cold-shock protein — translation MASGTVKWFNAEKGFGFIAQDGGGPDVFAHYSNINATGFRELQEGQQVSFDITQGQKGPQAENITPV, via the coding sequence ATGGCCAGCGGTACGGTGAAGTGGTTCAACGCGGAGAAGGGCTTCGGCTTCATCGCCCAGGACGGTGGCGGTCCGGACGTCTTCGCCCACTACTCCAACATCAACGCGACGGGCTTCCGTGAGCTCCAGGAGGGCCAGCAGGTCTCCTTCGACATCACGCAGGGCCAGAAGGGCCCGCAGGCGGAGAACATCACCCCCGTCTGA
- a CDS encoding RNA polymerase sigma factor SigF, protein MTFSTQLTGASAQDLDAAGASTDVTGSGADALPWIEDAGKIAPKDARQLSKLFFDQLQVLEEGTPEYQYARNTLIEMNLSLVKFAVRRFRNRGDGEMEDITQVGTIGLIKAIDRFELSREVEFSSFAIPYIVGEIKRFFRDSTWAVHVPRRLQELRVELAKAKEELANRLDRDPTVKELADHLDLTEDEIIEGLVAANGYIADSIDTPTAGDEDSSDGGRTVVDGIGDDDPAMDLLENLHSLAPLLEQLDDRERTIIEMRFGQELTQARIGEELGISQMHVSRLLARTLTKLRTGLLTG, encoded by the coding sequence GTGACTTTCTCGACTCAGTTGACCGGCGCTTCGGCTCAGGACCTCGACGCTGCCGGGGCGTCTACGGACGTGACCGGCAGCGGAGCCGACGCCCTCCCGTGGATCGAGGATGCGGGCAAGATCGCTCCCAAGGATGCCCGGCAGCTGTCGAAGCTGTTCTTCGATCAGCTCCAGGTGCTCGAGGAGGGCACTCCCGAGTACCAGTACGCGCGCAACACCCTGATCGAGATGAACCTCTCGCTCGTCAAGTTCGCGGTGCGCCGGTTCCGCAACCGGGGTGACGGCGAGATGGAGGACATCACCCAGGTCGGCACGATCGGCCTGATCAAGGCGATCGACCGGTTCGAGCTGTCCCGCGAGGTCGAGTTCTCGTCCTTCGCCATCCCCTACATCGTGGGGGAGATCAAGCGCTTCTTCCGCGACAGCACCTGGGCGGTGCATGTGCCGCGCCGCCTTCAGGAGCTCCGTGTCGAACTGGCCAAGGCCAAGGAGGAGCTCGCGAACCGGCTGGATCGCGACCCCACCGTGAAGGAGCTGGCCGACCACCTCGATCTCACGGAGGACGAGATCATCGAGGGCCTCGTCGCCGCCAACGGCTACATCGCGGACTCGATCGACACACCGACCGCGGGTGACGAGGACTCCAGCGACGGGGGCCGCACCGTCGTCGACGGCATCGGCGACGACGACCCCGCCATGGACCTGCTGGAGAACCTGCACTCCCTCGCTCCGCTGCTCGAACAGCTCGACGACCGGGAGCGCACCATCATCGAGATGCGCTTCGGCCAGGAGCTCACGCAGGCACGCATCGGCGAGGAGCTCGGCATCTCCCAGATGCACGTATCGCGTCTTCTCGCCCGCACGCTGACGAAGCTCCGTACCGGGCTGCTCACCGGCTGA
- a CDS encoding contact-dependent growth inhibition system immunity protein, with the protein MSRLLHLDRSLEDLEGERWPEPSAGTTRLVRTVHALRRVKVGALTVDDLRTLIAQDVGLPFLLPVALDVLRDDPLAEGRYYEGDLLSVVMRKSPATWSMFPDLRRELVAVVSSLPEVPEELTTEVGRFLDRADRP; encoded by the coding sequence ATGAGCCGCCTGCTGCACCTGGACCGGTCCCTCGAAGACCTTGAAGGCGAGCGCTGGCCGGAGCCGTCTGCCGGGACCACACGCCTGGTCAGGACGGTGCACGCCCTGCGGCGGGTGAAGGTCGGAGCGCTCACGGTGGACGACCTCCGCACCCTGATCGCGCAGGATGTGGGCCTGCCCTTCCTCCTCCCCGTGGCGCTCGACGTGTTGCGCGACGATCCGCTGGCCGAAGGCAGGTACTACGAGGGCGATCTCCTGTCGGTGGTGATGCGGAAGAGCCCCGCCACGTGGTCGATGTTCCCCGACCTCCGCCGGGAACTGGTGGCCGTCGTGTCGTCGCTGCCCGAGGTGCCCGAGGAGCTGACGACCGAGGTCGGGCGGTTCCTGGACCGAGCGGATCGCCCCTGA
- a CDS encoding VOC family protein — MTPTPMHWKLVVDADDPHAQADFWAAALHYTVEDHSVLIDKLLGLGAIPAEIVVDRHDRHGWRDAAAVRHPEDPHDPESGAGLGRRLLFNRVPQPEKTAKNRLHIDLHGPAGERDSEVQRLRALGAQVQTHIKEPSGEWVVMTDPEGNEFCVH; from the coding sequence ATGACTCCCACTCCGATGCACTGGAAGCTCGTCGTCGACGCCGACGATCCGCACGCACAGGCCGACTTCTGGGCGGCCGCGCTGCACTACACGGTCGAGGACCACAGCGTCCTGATCGACAAGCTCCTCGGCCTCGGCGCCATCCCGGCCGAGATCGTGGTCGATCGCCATGACCGGCACGGCTGGCGTGACGCGGCGGCGGTACGCCACCCCGAGGACCCGCACGACCCGGAGAGCGGCGCGGGCCTGGGCCGCCGGCTGCTCTTCAACCGCGTGCCGCAGCCCGAGAAGACGGCCAAGAACCGTCTCCACATCGACCTGCACGGCCCGGCCGGCGAGCGGGACAGCGAGGTGCAGCGCCTGCGGGCTCTCGGCGCCCAGGTCCAGACCCACATCAAGGAACCGTCGGGGGAGTGGGTGGTCATGACGGACCCGGAGGGCAACGAATTCTGCGTGCACTGA
- a CDS encoding PP2C family protein-serine/threonine phosphatase, whose protein sequence is MKADRPGGVERQLRDAAPHALFDVARALIEGRFDAVTVDLLMADYAMTSLQPVAKLPRTTTPLPLNSSAAGRAFGAQEPHMVAETGNRAPTVTVHLPVSVRGDRLGVLSVTLPGTEPGPATVEALQEIADALAHEIMVAERDTDVFLLARRAERLTLAAEMQWQLLPGRSCSRTEYSIGAQLEPAYAIYGDNFDWSASADHLTLSANNGMGEGIDAALLTNLAVNALRNARRAGLSLIGQASLADQAVYGQHAGRQYLSMLLFRFHLPTGRAEVIDAGSPRVWRMRQGVVEPVELEAQLPLGMFEDTDYTPQHFQVEPGDRLLFVSDGVYDVPSPSGERYSERALIRAVRDTRLLPPSQVPRAVLEELAGHRGPGPSEDDAMVVCLDWHGRP, encoded by the coding sequence GTGAAGGCTGACAGACCCGGCGGGGTGGAGCGTCAGCTCCGCGACGCCGCACCCCACGCGCTGTTCGACGTCGCCCGCGCGCTGATCGAGGGGCGCTTCGACGCGGTGACGGTCGACCTCCTCATGGCGGACTACGCCATGACCAGTCTCCAGCCCGTGGCGAAACTGCCGCGCACGACCACACCCCTGCCTCTGAACTCCAGCGCCGCCGGCCGCGCCTTCGGAGCACAGGAGCCGCACATGGTCGCCGAGACCGGCAACCGCGCTCCGACCGTGACGGTCCACCTGCCGGTGAGTGTCCGCGGTGACCGCCTGGGGGTGCTGAGCGTGACCCTGCCCGGTACGGAGCCCGGTCCCGCGACCGTCGAAGCGCTTCAGGAGATCGCCGACGCCCTGGCTCACGAGATCATGGTGGCCGAGCGCGACACGGACGTGTTCCTGCTGGCCCGGCGGGCCGAGCGGCTCACTCTGGCCGCCGAGATGCAGTGGCAGCTGCTCCCGGGCCGCTCCTGCTCGCGCACCGAGTACAGCATCGGCGCCCAGCTGGAGCCGGCGTACGCCATCTACGGGGACAACTTCGACTGGTCCGCCTCCGCCGACCACCTCACGCTGAGCGCCAACAACGGCATGGGCGAGGGGATCGATGCCGCGCTGCTCACCAATCTGGCGGTGAACGCTCTGCGCAACGCACGCCGCGCCGGTCTGAGCCTGATCGGTCAGGCGTCCCTGGCCGATCAGGCGGTCTACGGCCAGCACGCCGGCCGGCAGTACCTGTCCATGCTCCTGTTCCGCTTCCATCTGCCGACCGGCAGGGCCGAGGTCATCGACGCCGGGTCGCCGCGGGTGTGGCGCATGCGCCAGGGCGTCGTCGAGCCGGTGGAACTGGAGGCGCAGCTGCCGCTCGGCATGTTCGAGGACACGGACTATACACCGCAGCATTTTCAGGTCGAGCCGGGCGACCGGCTCCTCTTCGTCAGCGACGGGGTCTACGACGTGCCCTCGCCGAGCGGCGAACGCTACAGCGAGCGCGCCCTGATCAGGGCCGTGCGCGACACCCGGCTGCTGCCGCCGTCCCAGGTACCGCGGGCGGTACTGGAAGAGCTCGCCGGCCATCGCGGCCCCGGCCCCTCCGAGGACGACGCCATGGTCGTCTGCCTCGACTGGCACGGCCGTCCCTGA